The proteins below come from a single Sorghum bicolor cultivar BTx623 chromosome 4, Sorghum_bicolor_NCBIv3, whole genome shotgun sequence genomic window:
- the LOC8081625 gene encoding serine/threonine-protein kinase RHS3 isoform X1 gives MTSTIGGIMEDVRIGSFDLDAVAAYPTTLPSPRMVAAAGRDLQLIHSPRQPSSGFSKSLNPIYTDDHDTTTAATTTNSSPSSAEGAHAATAGAARDCPPPKPTAPVPAARRHTGGDGRWEAIRAAEPPLSLGHFRLLRRLGYGDIGSVYLVELRGGGGALFAMKVMDKGTLAGRNKLARAETEREILGLLDHPFLPTLYSHFQTHKFCCLLMEYCCGGNLHSLRQRQPGKRFAEDAARFYACEVLLALEYLHMLGVVYRDLKPENVLVREEGHIMLSDFDLSLRCSVSPALVRSPSGRVSAGGGLGLAHGCMLPGILPGKKKNNKKKNKLDDDETVAIASVVGCKKKPSSLEFTAEPTSARSMSFVGTHEYLAPEIIRGDGHGSAVDWWTFGIFLYELLHGATPFKGSGNRATLFNVVAQPLRFPDAPAVSAAARDLIRGLLAKEPHNRLASRRGAAEVKQHPFFEGVNWALVRSAQPPYIPDAAAVDHCSSQFAFSDGAAAAQGGGTPKSDARKTGSRHTDSDSSHADFEYF, from the coding sequence ATGACTAGCACCATTGGCGGCATCATGGAGGACGTCAGGATCGGGAGCTTCGACTTGGACGCCGTCGCCGCGTACCCGACGACGCTGCCCAGCCCCAGGATGGTCGCCGCAGCTGGACGAGACCTCCAACTCATCCATTCGCCGCGCCAGCCGTCGTCGGGGTTCAGCAAGAGCCTCAACCCGATCTACACCGACGACCACGACACCACGACGGCGGCAACAACAACGAATTCGTCACCATCATCCGCCGAAGGCGCGCACGCTGCGACGGCGGGAGCCGCACGGGACTGCCCGCCGCCAAAGCCGACGGCCCCTGTGCCCGCCGCGCGGCGCCACACCGGCGGGGACGGGCGCTGGGAGGCCATCCGCGCGGCCGAGCCCCCGCTCAGCCTGGGCCACTTCCGCCTCCTACGGCGCCTGGGCTACGGCGACATCGGCAGCGTCTACCTGGTCgagctccgcggcggcggcggcgcgctctTCGCCATGAAGGTGATGGACAAGGGCACCCTGGCGGGCCGCAACAAGCTGGCCCGCGCGGAGACGGAGCGGGAGATCCTGGGCCTGCTGGACCACCCGTTCCTGCCCACGCTCTACTCCCACTTCCAGACCCACAAGTTCTGCTGCCTCCTCATGGAGTACTGCTGCGGCGGCAACCTCCACTCCCTCCGCCAGCGGCAGCCCGGCAAGCGCTTCGCCGAGGACGCCGCCAGGTTCTACGCCTGCGAGGTGCTGCTTGCGCTCGAGTACCTGCACATGCTCGGCGTCGTGTACCGGGACCTCAAGCCCGAGAACGTGCTCGTCAGGGAGGAAGGACACATCATGCTCTCCGACTTCGACCTCTCGCTCCGCTGCTCCGTCAGCCCGGCGCTTGTCCGCTCCCCGTCCGGCCGTGtcagcgccggcggcggcctcgGTCTCGCCCACGGCTGCATGCTCCCGGGCATCCTCCCgggcaagaagaagaacaacaagaagaagaacaagctgGACGACGACGAGACGGTGGCTATAGCTAGCGTCGTCGGCTGCAAGAAGAAGCCGTCGTCGCTGGAGTTCACGGCCGAGCCGACGAGCGCGCGGTCCATGTCGTTCGTGGGCACCCACGAGTACCTGGCGCCGGAGATCATCCGCGGCGACGGCCACGGCAGCGCCGTCGACTGGTGGACCTTCGGCATCTTCCTCTACGAGCTCCTGCACGGCGCCACGCCCTTCAAGGGCTCCGGGAACCGCGCCACGCTCTTCAACGTCGTCGCGCAGCCGCTCAGGTTCCCCGACGCGCCGGCGGTCAGCGCCGCGGCCAGGGACCTCATCCGGGGCCTGCTGGCCAAGGAGCCGCACAACCGGCTCGCGTCCCGCCGCGGCGCGGCCGAGGTGAAGCAGCACCCTTTCTTCGAAGGCGTCAACTGGGCACTCGTCAGGAGCGCCCAGCCGCCCTACAtccccgacgccgccgccgttgaTCACTGCTCGTCCCAATTCGCCTTCAGCgacggagcggcggcggcgcaagGTGGTGGCACGCCCAAGAGCGACGCACGGAAAACCGGATCGCGTCACACTGATTCTGATTCGTCGCATGCTGATTTTGAGTACTTTTAG
- the LOC8081625 gene encoding serine/threonine-protein kinase AGC1-5 isoform X2, whose protein sequence is MEDVRIGSFDLDAVAAYPTTLPSPRMVAAAGRDLQLIHSPRQPSSGFSKSLNPIYTDDHDTTTAATTTNSSPSSAEGAHAATAGAARDCPPPKPTAPVPAARRHTGGDGRWEAIRAAEPPLSLGHFRLLRRLGYGDIGSVYLVELRGGGGALFAMKVMDKGTLAGRNKLARAETEREILGLLDHPFLPTLYSHFQTHKFCCLLMEYCCGGNLHSLRQRQPGKRFAEDAARFYACEVLLALEYLHMLGVVYRDLKPENVLVREEGHIMLSDFDLSLRCSVSPALVRSPSGRVSAGGGLGLAHGCMLPGILPGKKKNNKKKNKLDDDETVAIASVVGCKKKPSSLEFTAEPTSARSMSFVGTHEYLAPEIIRGDGHGSAVDWWTFGIFLYELLHGATPFKGSGNRATLFNVVAQPLRFPDAPAVSAAARDLIRGLLAKEPHNRLASRRGAAEVKQHPFFEGVNWALVRSAQPPYIPDAAAVDHCSSQFAFSDGAAAAQGGGTPKSDARKTGSRHTDSDSSHADFEYF, encoded by the coding sequence ATGGAGGACGTCAGGATCGGGAGCTTCGACTTGGACGCCGTCGCCGCGTACCCGACGACGCTGCCCAGCCCCAGGATGGTCGCCGCAGCTGGACGAGACCTCCAACTCATCCATTCGCCGCGCCAGCCGTCGTCGGGGTTCAGCAAGAGCCTCAACCCGATCTACACCGACGACCACGACACCACGACGGCGGCAACAACAACGAATTCGTCACCATCATCCGCCGAAGGCGCGCACGCTGCGACGGCGGGAGCCGCACGGGACTGCCCGCCGCCAAAGCCGACGGCCCCTGTGCCCGCCGCGCGGCGCCACACCGGCGGGGACGGGCGCTGGGAGGCCATCCGCGCGGCCGAGCCCCCGCTCAGCCTGGGCCACTTCCGCCTCCTACGGCGCCTGGGCTACGGCGACATCGGCAGCGTCTACCTGGTCgagctccgcggcggcggcggcgcgctctTCGCCATGAAGGTGATGGACAAGGGCACCCTGGCGGGCCGCAACAAGCTGGCCCGCGCGGAGACGGAGCGGGAGATCCTGGGCCTGCTGGACCACCCGTTCCTGCCCACGCTCTACTCCCACTTCCAGACCCACAAGTTCTGCTGCCTCCTCATGGAGTACTGCTGCGGCGGCAACCTCCACTCCCTCCGCCAGCGGCAGCCCGGCAAGCGCTTCGCCGAGGACGCCGCCAGGTTCTACGCCTGCGAGGTGCTGCTTGCGCTCGAGTACCTGCACATGCTCGGCGTCGTGTACCGGGACCTCAAGCCCGAGAACGTGCTCGTCAGGGAGGAAGGACACATCATGCTCTCCGACTTCGACCTCTCGCTCCGCTGCTCCGTCAGCCCGGCGCTTGTCCGCTCCCCGTCCGGCCGTGtcagcgccggcggcggcctcgGTCTCGCCCACGGCTGCATGCTCCCGGGCATCCTCCCgggcaagaagaagaacaacaagaagaagaacaagctgGACGACGACGAGACGGTGGCTATAGCTAGCGTCGTCGGCTGCAAGAAGAAGCCGTCGTCGCTGGAGTTCACGGCCGAGCCGACGAGCGCGCGGTCCATGTCGTTCGTGGGCACCCACGAGTACCTGGCGCCGGAGATCATCCGCGGCGACGGCCACGGCAGCGCCGTCGACTGGTGGACCTTCGGCATCTTCCTCTACGAGCTCCTGCACGGCGCCACGCCCTTCAAGGGCTCCGGGAACCGCGCCACGCTCTTCAACGTCGTCGCGCAGCCGCTCAGGTTCCCCGACGCGCCGGCGGTCAGCGCCGCGGCCAGGGACCTCATCCGGGGCCTGCTGGCCAAGGAGCCGCACAACCGGCTCGCGTCCCGCCGCGGCGCGGCCGAGGTGAAGCAGCACCCTTTCTTCGAAGGCGTCAACTGGGCACTCGTCAGGAGCGCCCAGCCGCCCTACAtccccgacgccgccgccgttgaTCACTGCTCGTCCCAATTCGCCTTCAGCgacggagcggcggcggcgcaagGTGGTGGCACGCCCAAGAGCGACGCACGGAAAACCGGATCGCGTCACACTGATTCTGATTCGTCGCATGCTGATTTTGAGTACTTTTAG
- the LOC8081626 gene encoding L-gulonolactone oxidase 3, with protein MLATFLLLLLSSHAPAPVLSLPPRPPVRCTSTGCVLSNAYGAWSSDRADCPVSAVAYPATEQEVVAAVARASATGARVKVVSGFAHTIPKLACPGGGTGNGTTLLISTARLAGVEEVDVAARTVTADAGAPLRAVIDAAEARGLSLAAAPYWEGVSVAGLVSTGSHGSSWWGRGGAVHDHVVGLRLVVAAGEADGWARVVTLRAGDELFPAALVSLGLLGVITKITLSLEPRFKRSITYDYRDDSTFQDDFAAHAASHEFADITWYPSQHTAVYRIDDRLPLDAPGDGVNDFIGFQATPIAVTAGLRAVETSLERSKNVRGKCVTAKAEGAAKRLVGSGLKNDGVLFTGYPVVGYQGKMQTSGSCARSSAADLLSACGWDPRFHGLFFYESTAIFSPPARFRDFILDVKRLRDLAGSDSLCGVDVYNGLLVRFVKASAAHLGQPEDSVVVDFNYYRASDPAAPRLSEDVWEEVEQLAFVKHGARPHWAKNRLVAFAGVRGKYPRWAQFAAAKRELDPRGLFDSPWSDEVVGAVEVAKGDGCALDGRCVCSEDRHCSPGQGYYCRPGLVFTDARVCRYSVSQSQ; from the exons atgctcGCCACCTTtctcctcctgctgctgtcTTCCCATGCCCCGGCGCCGGTGCTCTCGCTGCCGCCGCGCCCGCCGGTGCGCTGCACCAGCACCGGCTGCGTGCTCTCCAACGCCTACGGCGCGTGGTCCAGCGACCGCGCCGACTGCCCCGTGTCCGCCGTCGCGTACCCGGCGACCGAGCAGGAGGTGGTCGCCGCCGTGGCGCGCGCCAGCGCCACCGGCGCCCGCGTCAAGGTCGTCAGCGGCTTCGCCCACACCATCCCGAAGCTCGCCTGCCCCGGCGGCGGGACCGGGAACGGCACCACGCTGCTCATCAGCACGGCGAGGCTGGCGGGCGTGGAGGAGGTGGACGTGGCGGCGCGGACGGTGACCGCGGACGCCGGCGCGCCGCTGCGGGCCGTCATCGACGCGGCCGAGGCGCGCGGGCTCAGCCTCGCGGCGGCGCCCTACTGGGAGGGCGTTAGCGTCGCGGGGCTCGTCAGTACCGGGTCCCATGGCAGCTCGTGGTGGGGCCGCGGCGGTGCCGTGCACGACCACGTTGTGGGCCTCAGGCTCGTCGTGGCCGCCGGGGAAGCTGACGGCTGGGCCAGGGTCGTCACGCTGCGCGCAGGCGACGAGCTCTTCCCGGCTGCGCTCGTCTCCCTCGGTCTGCTTGGGGTCATCACCAAG atCACGCTGTCACTGGAGCCGAGGTTCAAACGCAGCATCACCTACGACTACAGGGACGACTCCACCTTCCAGGACGACTTCGCCGCCCACGCGGCGAGCCACGAGTTCGCCGACATCACCTGGTACCCGTCCCAGCACACGGCCGTGTACCGCATCGACGACCGCTTGCCGCTCGACGCGCCGGGCGACGGCGTCAACGACTTCATCGGCTTCCAGGCGACGCCCATCGCCGTCACGGCCGGGCTCAGGGCGGTCGAGACCTCGCTGGAGCGGTCCAAGAACGTGAGGGGCAAGTGCGTGACGGCGAAGGCGGAGGGCGCGGCGAAGCGGCTGGTCGGCAGCGGGCTGAAGAACGACGGCGTGCTGTTCACGGGGTACCCCGTGGTTGGGTACCAGGGGAAGATGCAGACGTCGGGCTCCTGCGCGCGCTCGTCGGCGGCGGACCTGCTCAGCGCGTGCGGGTGGGATCCGAGGTTCCACGGCCTCTTCTTCTACGAGAGCACGGCGATCTTCTCGCCGCCGGCGCGGTTCCGGGACTTCATCCTGGACGTGAAGCGCCTCCGGGACCTCGCCGGCTCCGACAGCCTCTGCGGCGTGGACGTGTACAACGGCCTCCTGGTCCGGTTCGTGAAGGCGTCGGCGGCGCACCTGGGCCAGCCCGAGGATTCCGTGGTGGTGGACTTCAACTACTACCGCGCGTCGGACCCGGCGGCGCCGCGGCTGAGCGAGGACGTGTGGGAGGAGGTGGAGCAGCTGGCGTTCGTGAAGCACGGCGCCAGGCCGCACTGGGCCAAGAACCGCCTGGTGGCGTTCGCCGGCGTGCGCGGGAAGTACCCGCGGTGGGCGCAGTTCGCGGCGGCGAAGCGGGAGCTGGACCCCCGGGGCCTTTTCGACAGCCCGTGGTCGGACGAGGTCGTCGGCGCGGTGGAGGTAGCCAAGGGCGACGGGTGCGCGCTGGACGGCCGGTGCGTGTGCTCCGAGGACAGGCACTGCAGCCCCGGGCAGGGGTACTACTGCAGGCCGGGCCTCGTGTTTACGGACGCCAGGGTCTGCAGGTACTCGGTGTCGCAGAGCCAGTGA